From the genome of Zalophus californianus isolate mZalCal1 chromosome 5, mZalCal1.pri.v2, whole genome shotgun sequence:
CTATGCCCTTCACTTACTCGAAACTCAGATTTTAGCGAATGTGCTGCCAATATACTTGGAGATGAAGTAGGTGCCTGCTAAGGCCCAGCCTCACCACGATTCATCAATCTTTAGCAACATTCACATGCCTGGTCATGAGGTCAGAGATGCCCACAACTTCCTTATTCACTTTTAGGAGCACAAATATCTCCTCATGAGCTTCCTCCTTGCCATCCTGCTCTGACTGCAAGAAGTCCTGAACTTCCCCAGGCAGCAGGACAAACGCTTAAGGCAAAATGAATGGTGGAGGCATCTGTTTATGCCCAGTGGGCAAGAAAATGTAAACGTAACCCACCGCCATGTTTTCTCTGAGCCTTCTGCTTTCTGCACCCCTGGAAATTCACCAAGTAGCAGTGATTTCTTCTCAGGCTGGCTCCTGAGCAAGGCACTTATCCATACAACCTAAGCTTTCCCAGTGGATTGGTGGGAGTTAGATTGGAGGATATTAGACCAAAAAGAGAGCTTAGAATCAAGaactcttattttataaataggaaaCCCCAAGAACTGGTAAATTTCCCAAGCTCACAGCAAATTACTGGTCAAATTTGAACTAGaactcaggtctcctgactcccaacATAATCTATGTTAAGTCCAAGATACCTCTACTAAGAGAATTGGAGAAGACTATTAAGCTATAGCTGGTCCAGTTTCAGACTATGAtcacataaaagttttaaaagtctttCATGTTCATTTTGAATGTCTTTTTGGCAACTCTCTGGATTAAGGTAATGATGGCAACACCTATATCCAGTCAGGGATTTTATGCAGAAAGGCAGGAGAGCCTGCCAGGAAGCCCCCCACCCTGGTGATTGGATCATGTTATAGTCTTGGGTCTAGTTCCGTGGGAGCTTGAGGGCCCAGACTTCAGTTCACTTGTCTAGTTGGTGGAATGATGGATGTCACTGTCGGCTCTAGAACACATCTCCATGCCTCTGTATTTCATGAGTGAAATGATTTATTGCAAAACTCTAGTGAGGGTATTGTGAAAACCAGAAGGTAGTGTAAGCTGTGGGTAAATGTTTGTGAGTTTAAGACAGAACACTGTTCGATAATAATGGATCAATCTAGGTTCATCCCTTATAACAAATGTGCCATTCTGGGGGAGGATGCTGATGATGAGGGAGGCTGTATGTGTGTGCGGGGAGGAGAGGTGGCAGGGGATAGATGccggaaatctctgtaccttcctctcagttttgctgtggaactaaaactgctctaaaaataaaagtatattaaacaattttttttaaaaagatagaacaCCTCTAATCCACATTTCCTCTATTATCATATAGTACCTTTTCTCCTAACTCAAAATATGGGTGCTCCATTTTATGGGCAGAAAGACGGAGAATCAAGAGGTTGTAGTGGGGCCAAGACAGAAACAGTGCTTGCAGCCGCCCCAATCAGGCAGCCAGTCTCTCAACTCAGCCATATCATCCTCGGGGTCTTGAGGGCACCTGAGGCACCAAGTTTCCCAGGTCTCCTCGAGCTCAGAATCAGAAGGAACACGACTACTCTGTGTTGTCATGAGAAGTGTTTCATGGAGTAGTGTTCATGACCTCTTGCTTCAGAGTCACTTGGGACACTTGTCACAAATGCAGAATCATGGGCCCTGCCCCAGGGTCTTACTGAATCCTAACGGCTGGGAATGGGGCCCAAGACTTGATATTTCTAGTAATTGTCCCCAGATGACTCTGATGCAGCCTGATGTATTAGAATCAGTTCTGCTGATATTAGATCACCCTTTTATGTCGAGCCCATACACCGGAAGGCTGAATCCATAGCGTGTCTTAACCCAGAAAGCCTCCCTCCAGGCAACATTCTTTCAGCAACTTGTAAGGCACCACAAGCTGTCAGAAAGGGTGGTATGGACAAGGACATCACTGAGGGCATTTTGGATTTCAGAAGGGGGAAGGGTCTAATTCCCATTTCCCAAAGAATGACTGCTTCAGCAAATGGCTGAGCGAGAGGTTAGCAATGCAGTCATGGCCACAATTATGTACTGCCCAGACAGATGCTGCCCAAGTGCATGACTTACACCCCAGTCATGGGTTTGACTTTTGTGGGATCTCTGGTCTGACATTTCCTAAGACCAGATCACTTTCCCTATATCTGATGGTTGATGGGATATTTATGAACAGCGCCCATAAAATGCCACCTGGGGGCTACAGAAACTCTCGATCCCAGAGTCACCTCAGCCATACCTGCTACTGTAAGTCTAATTTAAGTCCCTGTGCTTCGGTTCCTTTAGAAGCAGAACAGAAACTCTCACTACCCTGCCTCTAAGGGACCTTGACTGGAGAAAGAGGTAGGATTTGCAGAGAGCTGAGTGGTGCAGAGGAGTAAGCCTCAGCCCACATTCAGATGCCCCTGGGATTTAGGTGCCATCCTTGTctgaaaatcaaaatggattcCACCTGCTGTGGCTCACATTCGGGTCTTGCCAAGCTGCACATCCAGGGAACAGAACTgaagggaagccagctgccccTTCTAATCCTACACAAGGGCGTCCGGCGTTTCAGTACTTGGCCTTCCACTGCTCCACTCCTTCACACTCCATTTCCTCAGCCCTACCTCCCCACTCAGTGCATGAACCCACGGCAGCCCCTGCCCACGCTGCTGGAACCCACCTGAGGCTCTGTACGCGGCCACCAAGGCAGCTGACTGGTaagcccctccttcctgccttccgCATTTCCCTCTCAGGCAGTCCTGAGATGTTTCTTCATTTCACCTCTACTCCTTTCAAAGCAGCCTTGGAACTGttggtgtttcttttaaaaagagcaaagagagagagatcagggagACTAGATTGGAAAGTGACCTACCCTCAAAATCCTCCAAGTCTAAAGTCTTCTGTGAGGCTTCTATTTGGATTCTCCAATGACtcttttccaaaaaaaacaatctgaatttTAAGTACAAGTCTCGAAAAGACTCCAATATGAGGCGATGTCGGGCCGTGGCGCGGGCGGGTTCCCGCTGCCTCCGCTGAGTCCTGGTGGCGGCGCCGTTGCCGCGGCTCTGGGAGCACCGCCTCCGCCAGCGGGACCCGGCATGCTGCCCGGACCGGCGCTGAGGGGGCCAGGGCCGGCTGGAGGCGTGGGGGGCCCCGGGGCCGCCGCCTTCCGCCCCATGGGCCCCGCGGGCCCCGCCGCGCAGTACCAGCGGCCTGGTATGTCACCAGGGAGCCGGATGCCCATGGCTGGCTTGCAGGTGGGACCCCCCGCCGGCTCCCCGTTCGGCACAGCTGCTCCCCTTCGACCTGGCATGCCACCCACCATGATGGACCCATTCCGCAAACGCCTGCTTgtgccccaggcccagcccccaaTGCCCACCCAGCGCCGGGGGttaaagaggaggaagatggcagaTAAGGTTCTACCTCAGCGAATTCGGGAGCTTGTCCCAGAGTCTCAGGCGTACATGGATCTCTTGGCTTTTGAGCGGAAGCTGGACCAGACCATTGCCCGAAAGCGGATGGAGATCCAGGAGGCCATCAAAAAGCCTCTGACGCAAAAACGAAAGCTGCGGATCTATATTTCCAATACGTTCAGTCCCAGCAAGGCAGAAGGTGATACTGCGGGGACCGCAGGGCCCCCCGGGGGAACCCCCGCAGGGGACAAGGTGGCTTCCTGGGAACTCCGAGTGGAGGGAAAACTGCTGGATGATCCTAGCAAACAGAAGAGGaagttttcttcattcttcaagaGCCTCGTCATTGAGCTGGACAAGGAACTGTACGGGCCTGACAACCACCTGGTGGAGTGGCACCGGATGCCCACCACCCAGGAGACTGATGGCTTCCAGGTGAAACGGCCCGGAGACCTCAACGTCAAGTGcaccctcctgctcatgctggaTCATCAGCCTCCCCAGTACAAGTTGGACCCCCGACTGGCAAGGCTGCTGGGGGTGCACACACAGACCAGGGCAGCCATCATGCAGGCCCTGTGGCTTTACATCAAACACAACCAACTGCAGGACGGGCACGAGCGCGAGTACATCAACTGCAACCGGTACTTCCGCCAGATCTTCAGTTGCGGCCGACTTCGTTTCTCCGAGATTCCCATGAAGCTGGCTGGGTTGCTGCAGCATCCAGACCCCATTGTCATCAACCACGTCATTAGTGTAGACCCTAATGACCAGAAGAAGACGGCATGTTATGACATCGATGTGGAGGTAGACGACCCACTCAAGGCCCAGATGAGCAATTTTTTGGCCTCTACCACCAATCAGCAGGAGATTGCCTCCCTTGATGTCAAGATCCATGAGACCATTGAGTCCATTAACCAGCTGAAGACCCAGAGGGATTTCATGCTCAGCTTTAGCACCGACCCTCAGGACTTCATCCAGGAATGGCTCCGTTCCCAGCGCCGAGACCTCAAGATCATCACTGATGTGATTGGGAATCCCGAGGAGGAGAGACGAGCTGCTTTCTACCACCAGCCCTGGGcccaggaggcagtggggaggcaCATTTTTGCCAAGGTGCAGCAGCGAAGGCAAGAACTGGAACAGGTGCTGGGAATCCGCTTGACCTAACTGCTCAGGGACCCCCTCCTCTGCCTAGAAGGGGACCACCCTCTGGGGCCAGAGACACACAGGCTAAGGATGGGGTGAGGGGTGTCTCCTGtcaccccctgctccccagctATAGTTTCATAAATGTAGTGATAGGATTCCTTGTTGCTTGGTCCCCCAAAGCCTTATACTTATTTTCTACTTCGGCTTTAACTGGGTTCACAAGAGATGCCTCCTCTGCTCCCTGCAGGCCCAAGTCGGTCCGCCGGAGGCTGTCCTTTGACATTGTCACGGAGACCTTTCAGAACCGGGCCCGCTGGCTTGGCTTGTTTACAGACCCCCTTGGGGCCAGTGTCCGAGCTGGCTCTGGGGCGCTGGGTCAGGAAGAGGAGCACAGCTCACGCTCTTCCTAGCCTTTCTAAACCAAAGTTCTTGGCCATTCCTACCAGCCCAGCCTTGCTgc
Proteins encoded in this window:
- the LOC113928921 gene encoding SWI/SNF-related matrix-associated actin-dependent regulator of chromatin subfamily D member 2 isoform X1, producing the protein MSGRGAGGFPLPPLSPGGGAVAAALGAPPPPAGPGMLPGPALRGPGPAGGVGGPGAAAFRPMGPAGPAAQYQRPGMSPGSRMPMAGLQVGPPAGSPFGTAAPLRPGMPPTMMDPFRKRLLVPQAQPPMPTQRRGLKRRKMADKVLPQRIRELVPESQAYMDLLAFERKLDQTIARKRMEIQEAIKKPLTQKRKLRIYISNTFSPSKAEGDTAGTAGPPGGTPAGDKVASWELRVEGKLLDDPSKQKRKFSSFFKSLVIELDKELYGPDNHLVEWHRMPTTQETDGFQVKRPGDLNVKCTLLLMLDHQPPQYKLDPRLARLLGVHTQTRAAIMQALWLYIKHNQLQDGHEREYINCNRYFRQIFSCGRLRFSEIPMKLAGLLQHPDPIVINHVISVDPNDQKKTACYDIDVEVDDPLKAQMSNFLASTTNQQEIASLDVKIHETIESINQLKTQRDFMLSFSTDPQDFIQEWLRSQRRDLKIITDVIGNPEEERRAAFYHQPWAQEAVGRHIFAKVQQRRQELEQGSMRQQPM
- the LOC113928921 gene encoding SWI/SNF-related matrix-associated actin-dependent regulator of chromatin subfamily D member 2 isoform X2; the encoded protein is MSGRGAGGFPLPPLSPGGGAVAAALGAPPPPAGPGMLPGPALRGPGPAGGVGGPGAAAFRPMGPAGPAAQYQRPGMSPGSRMPMAGLQVGPPAGSPFGTAAPLRPGMPPTMMDPFRKRLLVPQAQPPMPTQRRGLKRRKMADKVLPQRIRELVPESQAYMDLLAFERKLDQTIARKRMEIQEAIKKPLTQKRKLRIYISNTFSPSKAEGDTAGTAGPPGGTPAGDKVASWELRVEGKLLDDPSKQKRKFSSFFKSLVIELDKELYGPDNHLVEWHRMPTTQETDGFQVKRPGDLNVKCTLLLMLDHQPPQYKLDPRLARLLGVHTQTRAAIMQALWLYIKHNQLQDGHEREYINCNRYFRQIFSCGRLRFSEIPMKLAGLLQHPDPIVINHVISVDPNDQKKTACYDIDVEVDDPLKAQMSNFLASTTNQQEIASLDVKIHETIESINQLKTQRDFMLSFSTDPQDFIQEWLRSQRRDLKIITDVIGNPEEERRAAFYHQPWAQEAVGRHIFAKVQQRRQELEQVLGIRLT